One region of Skermanella mucosa genomic DNA includes:
- a CDS encoding thiol-disulfide oxidoreductase DCC family protein — MDAPRLSPPAATVYYDGACPICSREIAFYRRRDAAGRVRWHDLRREPVDPARDGISQEAALARFHLRRADGTLVSGAAAFTALWSLIPGFRVLGSLARLPGMTWALERGYQLFLRLRPLPSSTGACPEDRCGT; from the coding sequence ATGGACGCGCCACGCTTATCCCCTCCCGCCGCGACCGTCTACTATGACGGCGCCTGCCCGATCTGCTCCCGGGAGATCGCCTTCTATCGCCGGCGCGACGCGGCAGGGCGCGTCCGCTGGCATGATCTGCGCCGGGAGCCGGTCGACCCGGCCCGGGACGGGATCTCCCAGGAGGCGGCTCTCGCCCGTTTCCATCTCCGCCGCGCGGACGGCACGCTGGTTTCGGGCGCCGCGGCTTTCACCGCCCTCTGGTCCTTGATTCCCGGCTTCCGGGTTCTGGGATCCCTGGCGCGCCTGCCCGGCATGACCTGGGCGCTGGAACGAGGCTACCAACTCTTCCTGCGACTGCGCCCGCTGCCGTCATCCACGGGCGCCTGCCCGGAAGATCGCTGCGGCACATGA
- a CDS encoding ArsJ-associated glyceraldehyde-3-phosphate dehydrogenase — protein MTIRVGINGFGRIGRLACRAAVDRGLLDIVHVNEVKGGPETAAHLLEFDSVQGRWPVPVAAEDGGIRIGDRRIGFTDHGEPGGIPWADLGVDLVLECSGKFVTTGTVTPHLDRGARKVVVAAPVKTPGALNVVMGVNDHLYDPDAHHVVTAASCTTNCLAPVVKVIQEKLGIRHGVITTIHDATNTQVVVDAPHKDLRRARSALMSLIPTSTGSATAIGLIYPELQGKLNGLAVRVPLLTGSLTDCVFEVARPTTAEEVNAFLKEAADGPLKGILGFESRPLVSIDFCGDTRSSIIDGPSTLVVDGTAVKIFAWYDNEMGYAHRLAELAAKVARHLQQG, from the coding sequence ATGACCATCCGTGTCGGCATCAACGGCTTCGGCCGCATCGGGCGGCTTGCCTGCCGGGCCGCCGTAGACCGCGGCCTGCTCGACATCGTCCATGTCAACGAGGTGAAGGGCGGCCCGGAAACGGCCGCCCACCTGCTGGAGTTCGACAGCGTCCAGGGCCGCTGGCCCGTGCCGGTCGCCGCCGAGGACGGCGGGATCCGCATCGGCGACCGGCGCATCGGCTTCACCGACCACGGCGAGCCCGGCGGCATCCCCTGGGCCGACCTGGGCGTCGATCTGGTGCTGGAATGCTCGGGCAAGTTCGTTACGACCGGGACAGTGACCCCGCACCTGGACCGGGGTGCCCGCAAGGTGGTCGTGGCGGCCCCCGTCAAGACTCCCGGCGCGCTGAACGTCGTCATGGGCGTCAACGACCATCTGTACGATCCGGACGCGCATCATGTGGTTACCGCCGCGTCCTGCACGACCAATTGCCTGGCACCGGTCGTCAAGGTGATCCAGGAAAAGCTCGGCATCCGCCACGGCGTCATCACCACGATCCACGACGCGACCAACACCCAGGTCGTCGTTGACGCGCCGCACAAGGACCTGCGGCGCGCCCGCTCGGCGCTGATGTCGCTGATCCCCACCTCCACCGGCTCGGCCACGGCGATCGGGCTGATATATCCCGAGCTCCAGGGCAAGCTGAACGGGCTGGCCGTGCGCGTACCCCTGCTGACCGGCTCGTTGACCGACTGCGTGTTCGAGGTGGCCCGGCCGACCACGGCGGAGGAGGTCAACGCCTTCCTGAAGGAGGCGGCAGACGGCCCGCTGAAGGGCATCCTCGGCTTCGAGTCCCGGCCGCTGGTGTCGATCGATTTCTGCGGCGACACCCGGTCGTCGATCATCGACGGCCCGTCCACCCTGGTGGTCGACGGCACCGCCGTGAAGATCTTCGCCTGGTACGACAACGAGATGGGCTATGCCCACCGTCTCGCCGAGCTGGCGGCCAAGGTGGCCCGCCACCTGCAGCAGGGTTAG
- a CDS encoding metalloregulator ArsR/SmtB family transcription factor, with translation MDTKHAIVTLSALAQETRLDVFRLLIRAGGEGMPAGEIARTLGVPPNTLSSHLALMANAGLVTASRVGRSIIYNANYDGMRDLLVFLTEDCCQGNPEVCSPSLQALAAAACPPDRRGARPSLAESAAWSAPMSERPSLERPYNVLFLCTGNSARSIMAECAMTRWGQGRFNAYSAGSQPRGSVHPKAIELLKRLNYKTDHLRSKSWDEFAAPGAPELDFVFTVCDSAASEPCPVWPGQPMSAHWGVEDPVAFVGSDERVQKVFKRSYLELECRIKIFTSLRLEALDKLSLRNRLAEIGKIKLSEEEVAAAG, from the coding sequence ATGGATACGAAACACGCCATAGTCACCCTGTCCGCCCTCGCGCAGGAGACCCGCCTGGATGTCTTCCGCCTGCTCATCAGGGCGGGCGGGGAGGGCATGCCGGCCGGGGAAATCGCGCGCACGCTCGGTGTGCCGCCCAACACGCTGTCGAGCCATCTGGCGCTGATGGCCAACGCCGGCCTCGTGACCGCCAGCCGGGTCGGCCGGTCGATCATCTACAACGCGAATTACGATGGCATGCGGGACCTTCTGGTCTTCCTGACCGAGGACTGCTGCCAGGGAAATCCCGAAGTCTGCAGCCCGTCGCTGCAGGCGCTCGCCGCGGCCGCCTGTCCTCCAGACCGGCGCGGGGCGCGCCCGAGCCTAGCCGAATCCGCAGCATGGAGTGCTCCGATGTCAGAACGTCCAAGCCTGGAGAGACCCTACAACGTCCTGTTCCTGTGCACCGGCAACTCGGCGCGCAGCATCATGGCGGAATGCGCCATGACCCGCTGGGGGCAGGGCAGGTTCAATGCCTACAGCGCCGGCAGCCAGCCGCGCGGCAGCGTGCATCCGAAGGCGATCGAGCTTCTGAAGCGCCTGAACTACAAGACCGATCATCTCAGGTCGAAGAGCTGGGACGAGTTCGCCGCACCCGGCGCGCCCGAGCTGGACTTCGTCTTCACCGTCTGCGACAGCGCCGCCAGCGAACCCTGCCCCGTGTGGCCCGGACAGCCCATGAGCGCCCACTGGGGCGTCGAGGATCCCGTCGCTTTCGTCGGGTCCGACGAACGGGTCCAGAAGGTCTTCAAGCGCTCCTATCTGGAGCTCGAATGCCGGATCAAGATCTTCACGAGTCTCCGGCTGGAGGCGCTGGACAAGCTCAGCCTGCGCAACCGCCTCGCCGAGATCGGCAAGATCAAGCTGTCCGAGGAAGAGGTCGCGGCGGCCGGGTGA
- the fahA gene encoding fumarylacetoacetase, whose amino-acid sequence MHPNDPFLKSFVTVAPGSHFPIQNLPFGVFSTDAVPAPRVGVAIGDRILDLALLEEAGLLQAGSGAVGVFARPSLNPFIALGHDAWRRVRARVGELLRLDIPTLRDDPALRARALVPMAGARLHLPVEVGDYTDFYSSKEHATNVGSMFRDPKNALLPNWLHLPVGYNGRVSSVVVSGTPVRRPNGQTKAPADERPGFGPSRKLDFELETAFIVGQGNDLGEPIPVGEAERHIFGMVLMNDWSARDIQQWEYVPLGPFNAKSFATSISPWVVTLDALEPFRVAGPPQDPEPLPYLRQIGKASIDLHLEVALRPDGRADPTTVCRTNFSHLYWSMAQQLAHHTVSGCNTRVGDLMGSGTISGPEPDSLGSLLELTWNGRNPLVLAGGGERTFLEDGDEVTITGWCQGDGYRVGFGQVTGRVTPALS is encoded by the coding sequence ATGCATCCCAACGATCCCTTCCTCAAGTCCTTCGTGACGGTGGCGCCGGGCAGCCATTTTCCGATCCAGAACCTGCCCTTCGGGGTGTTCTCGACCGACGCCGTCCCGGCGCCCCGGGTCGGCGTCGCGATCGGCGACCGGATCCTCGACCTGGCGCTGCTGGAGGAGGCCGGCTTGCTGCAAGCTGGCTCCGGCGCCGTCGGGGTGTTCGCCCGGCCGAGCCTGAACCCTTTCATCGCGCTGGGGCATGATGCCTGGCGCCGGGTGCGGGCACGGGTCGGCGAGTTGCTGCGCCTTGACATCCCGACCCTGCGGGACGATCCGGCATTGCGCGCCCGCGCCCTGGTGCCGATGGCCGGTGCGCGCCTCCACCTGCCGGTCGAAGTCGGCGATTACACGGATTTCTATTCGTCGAAGGAACACGCCACCAATGTCGGGTCGATGTTTCGGGACCCGAAGAATGCGCTGCTGCCCAACTGGCTGCACCTGCCGGTCGGGTACAACGGCCGGGTCAGCTCGGTGGTGGTCAGCGGCACGCCGGTGCGCCGTCCCAACGGCCAGACCAAGGCGCCGGCCGACGAGAGGCCCGGCTTCGGGCCGAGCCGCAAGCTCGACTTCGAACTGGAGACCGCCTTCATCGTCGGCCAGGGCAACGACCTGGGCGAGCCGATCCCCGTGGGCGAGGCGGAGAGGCATATCTTCGGCATGGTGCTGATGAACGACTGGAGCGCCCGCGACATCCAGCAGTGGGAATACGTGCCGCTCGGGCCGTTCAACGCCAAGAGCTTCGCGACCTCGATCTCGCCCTGGGTGGTGACGCTGGACGCCCTGGAGCCGTTCCGGGTGGCCGGCCCGCCCCAGGACCCGGAGCCGCTGCCCTATCTCCGCCAGATCGGGAAGGCGTCGATCGACCTCCACCTGGAGGTGGCGTTGCGGCCGGACGGACGTGCCGACCCCACCACGGTCTGCCGGACGAACTTCAGTCACCTGTACTGGAGCATGGCGCAGCAACTCGCCCATCACACGGTATCGGGGTGCAACACCCGCGTGGGCGACCTGATGGGCTCCGGCACGATCAGCGGCCCGGAGCCGGACAGCCTCGGCAGCCTGCTGGAACTCACCTGGAACGGCCGGAACCCGCTCGTTTTGGCGGGAGGCGGCGAGCGCACGTTCCTGGAGGACGGGGACGAGGTGACCATCACCGGCTGGTGCCAGGGAGACGGCTACCGCGTGGGCTTCGGCCAGGTCACGGGGCGGGTGACGCCGGCCCTCAGCTGA
- the hmgA gene encoding homogentisate 1,2-dioxygenase, which yields MATELAYQSGFGNGFESEALPGALPVGRNSPQRCAYGLYAEQLSGSPFTAPRASNERSWLYRIRPTVANWGRFARADAGLWRTAPCVEVEIPPAPMRWDPVPIPSEPLCLVEGVRTITTAGDAGSQTGMAAHVYLATRSMKDEYFYNADGEMLFVPQQGGLRLRTEFGTIDIEPGEIAVIPRGVKFKAELRDGPARGYLCENYGGGLTLPERGPIGANCLANPRDFLTPVAAYEDRDAPSTLTVKWGGSLWVTEIAHSPLDVVAWHGNYAPFKYDLRRYSPVGPVLFDHADPSIFTVLTSPSETPGTANIDFVIFPERWMVAENTFRPPWYHMNVMSEFMGLIHGVYDAKTGGGFVPGGFSLHNMMLPHGPDRDAFEKASNAELKPHKLEGTLAFMFETRFPQRVTAYAAGLEQLQQDYGTYGTRLRKHFDPGRR from the coding sequence ATGGCAACCGAACTGGCCTACCAATCCGGCTTCGGCAACGGTTTCGAATCCGAAGCGCTGCCCGGCGCCCTGCCGGTCGGCCGCAACTCGCCGCAGCGGTGCGCCTACGGCCTCTACGCGGAGCAGCTCAGCGGCTCGCCCTTCACGGCGCCGCGGGCGTCCAACGAGCGCTCCTGGCTGTACCGCATCCGGCCGACCGTCGCCAACTGGGGCCGGTTCGCCAGGGCTGACGCCGGGCTGTGGCGGACGGCGCCCTGCGTCGAGGTCGAGATCCCGCCGGCACCGATGCGCTGGGACCCGGTGCCGATCCCCTCGGAGCCGCTCTGCCTCGTGGAGGGCGTACGGACCATCACCACCGCGGGCGACGCCGGCAGCCAGACCGGCATGGCGGCCCACGTCTATCTCGCCACCCGTTCGATGAAGGACGAGTATTTCTACAATGCCGACGGCGAGATGCTGTTCGTGCCCCAGCAGGGAGGGTTGCGGCTGCGCACCGAGTTCGGCACCATCGACATCGAGCCCGGCGAGATCGCGGTGATCCCGCGCGGCGTGAAGTTCAAGGCCGAACTGCGGGATGGCCCGGCCCGCGGCTATCTGTGCGAGAACTATGGCGGCGGCCTGACGCTGCCGGAGCGCGGCCCGATCGGCGCCAATTGCCTCGCCAACCCGAGGGACTTCCTCACCCCCGTCGCCGCCTATGAGGACCGCGACGCGCCGTCGACGCTGACCGTGAAATGGGGCGGTTCGCTGTGGGTGACGGAGATCGCCCACTCGCCGCTCGACGTGGTCGCGTGGCACGGAAATTATGCGCCCTTCAAATACGACCTGCGGCGCTACTCGCCGGTCGGCCCCGTCCTGTTCGACCACGCCGACCCCTCGATCTTCACCGTGCTGACATCGCCCTCGGAAACGCCGGGCACCGCGAACATCGACTTCGTCATCTTTCCCGAGCGCTGGATGGTGGCCGAGAACACCTTCCGGCCGCCCTGGTACCACATGAACGTCATGAGCGAGTTCATGGGGCTGATCCATGGCGTCTATGACGCGAAGACCGGGGGCGGCTTCGTGCCGGGCGGCTTCTCGCTGCACAACATGATGCTGCCGCACGGCCCCGACAGGGACGCCTTCGAGAAGGCGAGCAACGCCGAGCTCAAGCCGCACAAGCTGGAAGGCACCCTGGCCTTCATGTTCGAGACGCGCTTCCCGCAGCGGGTGACGGCCTACGCCGCCGGGCTGGAGCAACTCCAGCAGGACTACGGCACCTATGGAACGCGGCTGCGCAAGCATTTCGATCCCGGGCGCCGCTGA
- a CDS encoding c-type cytochrome encodes MPVPTVLGRKTALVAALVLLAGGLAAWMLSQGGARIDPGDAAQVALGKTVYAANCASCHGAALEGQPDWRERKPDGRLPAPPHDVSGHTWHHPAETLFGIVKDGMAAYAPPGYESDMPAFGGTLSDEEIRAVLAFIASRWPENVRTRWMAAGVS; translated from the coding sequence ATGCCTGTCCCGACCGTCCTGGGCCGGAAGACGGCGCTGGTCGCCGCGCTGGTGCTCCTCGCTGGCGGCTTGGCCGCCTGGATGCTCTCCCAAGGAGGCGCCCGGATCGATCCGGGCGACGCCGCCCAGGTAGCCCTCGGCAAGACCGTCTACGCGGCGAACTGCGCATCCTGCCACGGCGCCGCTCTGGAGGGTCAGCCGGACTGGCGGGAGCGGAAGCCCGACGGCAGGCTGCCCGCCCCGCCCCACGACGTCTCCGGCCATACCTGGCACCATCCCGCCGAAACGCTTTTCGGCATCGTCAAGGACGGCATGGCCGCGTACGCCCCTCCCGGCTACGAGAGCGACATGCCCGCGTTCGGCGGCACGCTGTCCGACGAGGAGATCCGGGCGGTGCTGGCCTTCATCGCGAGCCGCTGGCCGGAAAACGTCCGGACCCGCTGGATGGCCGCCGGCGTCAGCTGA
- a CDS encoding multicopper oxidase family protein translates to MSQNPLVRPVTRRWLLLAGAAAGAALAFPPILRPAAAFGATHTLSPGPARIRMVGDAHPETTVWAYDGQVPGPQIRVRQGDRLRIEVTNRLAEETTVHWHGLRVPNAMDGVPHLTQRPIGPFETFTYEFDAVDAGTFWYHPHQRSHEQVGRGLHGALIVEEREPVPVNRDLCWVLGDWRLRGDASISNDFGAMMDMSHGGRVGNTVTVNGRVLDEVPVRAGERVRLRLVNAANARIFGLRFQGHRPVVIAIDGHPVEPHEPEDGRILLAPAMRMDLVLDMAGAPGERAAVIDDFHPRLAYRLLDLGYGPDRLRDRPPETPIRLPANPVAEPDLSAAVRHQVTLGGGMMGSMAGALVDGRMTDMRTLLRQGMAWAINGVAAGGADRHGGEASGHVMDPIFTIQRGRTCVIAMANDTAWHHPMHLHGHTFRVLSRNGRPTRFKEWQDTVLLAPRERVEIAFVADNPGDWMFHCHILEHQAAGMMSTIRVA, encoded by the coding sequence ATGAGCCAGAACCCGCTGGTCCGGCCGGTCACGCGCCGATGGCTGCTTCTCGCAGGCGCCGCCGCCGGCGCGGCCTTGGCTTTCCCCCCGATCCTGCGCCCCGCGGCGGCCTTTGGGGCAACCCACACCCTGAGTCCCGGTCCCGCCAGGATCCGGATGGTCGGCGACGCCCACCCCGAGACGACCGTATGGGCCTATGACGGGCAGGTGCCCGGCCCCCAGATCCGCGTCCGCCAGGGCGACCGCCTTCGTATCGAAGTGACCAACCGGCTGGCGGAGGAGACGACCGTCCACTGGCACGGGCTCCGCGTCCCCAACGCCATGGATGGGGTGCCGCACCTGACGCAGCGCCCGATCGGTCCCTTCGAGACCTTCACCTACGAGTTCGATGCCGTGGATGCCGGGACCTTCTGGTACCACCCGCACCAGCGGAGCCATGAACAGGTCGGCCGCGGCCTTCACGGCGCGCTCATCGTCGAGGAGCGCGAACCGGTCCCGGTCAACCGCGATCTCTGCTGGGTGCTGGGCGACTGGCGGCTGAGGGGAGACGCTTCGATCAGCAATGACTTCGGCGCCATGATGGACATGAGCCATGGCGGCCGGGTCGGGAACACCGTCACGGTCAACGGCCGCGTGCTCGACGAGGTGCCGGTGCGGGCTGGCGAACGGGTCCGGCTGCGTCTGGTCAATGCAGCCAACGCCCGGATCTTCGGGCTGCGCTTCCAGGGGCACCGGCCGGTGGTGATCGCCATCGACGGCCATCCGGTCGAACCGCACGAACCGGAGGACGGCCGCATCCTCCTGGCACCCGCGATGCGCATGGATCTCGTCCTCGACATGGCCGGCGCTCCCGGGGAGCGGGCCGCCGTCATCGACGACTTCCATCCCCGCCTCGCCTATCGGCTGCTGGACCTCGGCTACGGGCCGGACCGTCTGCGCGACCGGCCGCCGGAAACGCCGATCCGCTTGCCGGCGAACCCGGTGGCGGAGCCGGACCTCTCCGCCGCGGTCCGCCACCAGGTGACGCTGGGCGGCGGCATGATGGGAAGCATGGCCGGCGCCCTGGTGGACGGGCGGATGACGGACATGCGGACCCTGCTGCGCCAGGGCATGGCCTGGGCGATCAACGGGGTTGCCGCCGGCGGCGCCGACCGGCACGGCGGCGAAGCTTCCGGACATGTCATGGACCCCATTTTCACGATCCAGCGCGGCCGAACCTGCGTGATCGCCATGGCCAACGACACGGCGTGGCACCATCCGATGCACCTGCACGGCCACACCTTCCGGGTGCTGTCGCGGAACGGCAGGCCGACCCGCTTCAAGGAATGGCAGGACACCGTCCTGCTGGCCCCGCGCGAACGCGTGGAGATCGCCTTCGTCGCCGACAATCCGGGCGACTGGATGTTCCACTGCCATATCCTCGAACATCAGGCCGCGGGGATGATGAGCACTATCCGCGTCGCCTGA
- a CDS encoding alpha/beta fold hydrolase codes for MSFPGPGSFAWAAAAILIAALVGLGLWLWTPDKSREELESRYLDAPTDMVDVAGLRLHVRDTGPRQAPAVILIHGFGSSLHTWEAWAGGLSTDYRVVRFDLPGSGLSEPDPTGDYTVGRSVEILQALMDGMGIDRASLVGNSMGGRVAWNFAARNPGRVEKLVLISPDGFASPGEEYGRRTEVPLPMKLMRYTLPRVFLRMNLAPAYGDPARMTDAYLDRYHDLIRAPGVRDALIARMEQAVREDPVPLLRRIEAPTLLLWGEKDALIPVANAEDYLRALPHGTLVRLPGIGHVPQEEAPAATLEPVKAFLAR; via the coding sequence ATGAGTTTCCCCGGACCCGGAAGCTTCGCCTGGGCTGCGGCGGCCATCCTGATTGCCGCCCTGGTCGGACTCGGCCTGTGGCTGTGGACACCCGACAAATCCAGGGAAGAGCTGGAATCCCGGTATCTCGACGCACCGACGGACATGGTGGACGTAGCGGGACTGCGCCTGCATGTGCGCGACACCGGCCCGCGGCAGGCCCCGGCGGTGATCCTGATCCACGGCTTCGGGTCGAGCCTGCACACCTGGGAGGCATGGGCCGGCGGCTTGTCCACCGATTACCGGGTTGTCCGCTTCGACCTCCCCGGTTCCGGCCTGTCGGAGCCGGACCCGACGGGAGACTACACGGTCGGACGCAGCGTGGAGATCCTGCAGGCCCTGATGGACGGGATGGGGATCGACCGGGCGAGCCTGGTCGGCAATTCCATGGGCGGACGGGTCGCCTGGAACTTCGCCGCCCGGAACCCCGGCCGGGTCGAGAAGCTCGTGCTGATCTCTCCCGACGGTTTCGCCAGCCCCGGTGAGGAATATGGGCGCCGGACGGAAGTGCCCCTCCCCATGAAGCTGATGCGCTACACCCTGCCCCGGGTGTTCCTGAGGATGAACCTGGCGCCGGCCTACGGCGATCCGGCGCGGATGACGGATGCCTATCTCGACCGCTATCACGACCTGATCCGGGCTCCCGGCGTCCGGGACGCGCTGATCGCCCGGATGGAGCAGGCGGTCCGCGAGGACCCCGTGCCCCTGCTGCGGCGCATAGAGGCTCCGACCCTGCTGCTGTGGGGCGAGAAGGACGCCCTCATTCCGGTCGCCAACGCCGAGGATTATCTACGGGCCCTGCCCCACGGCACGCTGGTGCGCCTGCCCGGCATCGGCCATGTCCCCCAGGAGGAAGCCCCCGCCGCCACCCTGGAGCCGGTCAAGGCCTTCCTGGCGCGGTGA
- the eno gene encoding phosphopyruvate hydratase, whose amino-acid sequence MAKTTITAVKARQILDSRGRPTVEADVMLEGGAVGRASVPSGASTSRTEAHELRDGDAASYFGRGVSKAVANVAEEIAPLLRGRDADDQTGIDGAMQALDGTARLERLGANAVLAVSLATCRAAAEAAREPLYRRLGALAGAGDPVLPLPMVNILSGGLHAGRGMDVQDFLAVPLTATDYSSALHDIVRVRAAAEEVVDRYGAPVLLADEGGLSPGCPSAEIALKLMVEAIERAGLTPGHDIGIAIDVAATSLLGADGSYAFSREGRSLDSAGMIDTIAGWIGRFPIVSVEDGLHDEDWDHWPELTRRLSSIQVVGDDLFSTNPERIRRGMAAGAANSVLIKLNQNGTLTGTLEAIATARAGGYSTVVSARSGETGDSFMSDLAVGAVGGQIKIGSVRNTERLEKYNQLLRIAEDPAVGYAGARFLAGQRGP is encoded by the coding sequence ATGGCGAAGACCACGATCACGGCCGTGAAGGCCCGGCAGATCCTCGATTCCCGGGGGCGGCCGACCGTCGAGGCCGACGTGATGCTCGAAGGCGGGGCGGTGGGCCGCGCGTCGGTGCCGTCCGGCGCCTCGACCAGCCGGACCGAGGCGCACGAGCTGCGCGACGGGGACGCCGCATCCTATTTCGGGCGCGGCGTATCGAAAGCCGTGGCGAACGTCGCGGAGGAGATCGCCCCGCTCCTGCGGGGCCGGGATGCCGACGACCAGACGGGAATCGACGGGGCCATGCAGGCGCTGGACGGAACGGCCCGCCTGGAGCGTCTCGGTGCGAACGCGGTCCTGGCGGTCTCGCTCGCCACCTGCCGGGCCGCGGCTGAAGCCGCCCGGGAACCCCTCTATCGCCGGCTCGGCGCCCTGGCGGGGGCCGGCGATCCGGTGCTGCCGCTGCCGATGGTGAACATCCTGAGCGGCGGGCTCCATGCGGGCCGCGGCATGGACGTGCAGGACTTCCTGGCCGTCCCCTTGACCGCGACCGACTATTCCTCGGCGCTCCACGACATCGTCCGGGTGCGTGCCGCCGCCGAGGAAGTCGTGGACCGCTATGGCGCCCCCGTGCTCCTCGCCGACGAGGGGGGGCTGAGCCCGGGATGCCCCTCCGCCGAGATCGCGCTTAAATTGATGGTGGAGGCGATCGAGCGCGCGGGCCTGACGCCCGGCCATGACATCGGGATCGCCATCGACGTGGCGGCGACGTCGCTTCTCGGGGCCGACGGTTCCTACGCCTTCTCCCGCGAAGGGCGCTCCCTGGACAGCGCCGGCATGATCGACACGATAGCGGGATGGATCGGGCGATTCCCGATCGTGTCGGTGGAGGACGGCCTGCACGACGAGGACTGGGACCATTGGCCGGAACTGACCCGCCGGCTGTCCAGCATCCAGGTGGTCGGGGACGATCTGTTCAGCACCAACCCGGAGCGCATCCGGCGCGGCATGGCCGCCGGTGCCGCCAACAGCGTGCTGATCAAGCTCAACCAGAACGGAACCCTGACCGGCACCCTGGAGGCGATCGCGACCGCGCGGGCCGGCGGCTATTCGACCGTGGTCTCCGCCCGGTCGGGGGAGACGGGCGACAGCTTCATGTCGGACCTGGCCGTGGGTGCGGTCGGCGGACAGATCAAGATCGGCTCGGTCCGCAACACCGAGCGGCTGGAGAAATACAACCAGCTCCTGCGGATCGCCGAGGACCCGGCCGTGGGCTATGCCGGTGCGCGCTTCCTGGCCGGACAGAGGGGACCATGA
- a CDS encoding phosphotransferase family protein: protein MTAPEAGLPDDMRRFLADLGIQGRDLRAHPLTGGVSSDIWFVEADGRALCIKRALPTLRVAAHWTAPIERNGYEYAWFERVREIAPAAVPPLIGRHADGNMFAMAFLPADRYPLWKALLLRGKVDADFAAAVGGILGAIHAGTAGDDRTAAAFATDASFHALRLEPYLLATARRHPDLAGRLEAIAATTGTTRLALVHGDVSPKNILAGPEGPVFLDAECAWYGDPAFDLAFCLNHLLLKCLPVRDCTGPLMDAFDRMIGAYLPHVTWEDAGGFESRCAALLPALMFARVDGKSPVEYVTGETDREIVRSVARSLLAGPPDRLSTVRQRWLDGLRR from the coding sequence ATGACGGCCCCGGAAGCCGGCCTTCCCGACGACATGCGCCGGTTCCTCGCCGACCTGGGCATCCAGGGGCGGGACCTCCGCGCCCATCCGCTGACGGGCGGCGTGTCCTCCGACATCTGGTTCGTCGAGGCGGACGGGCGCGCCCTCTGCATCAAGCGGGCGCTTCCGACGCTTCGGGTGGCGGCCCACTGGACCGCCCCCATCGAGCGCAACGGCTACGAATACGCCTGGTTCGAGAGGGTGCGGGAGATAGCGCCGGCGGCGGTGCCGCCGCTGATCGGACGGCACGCCGACGGCAACATGTTCGCCATGGCGTTCCTCCCGGCGGATCGTTATCCCCTGTGGAAGGCCCTGCTGCTCCGGGGGAAGGTCGATGCCGACTTTGCGGCGGCGGTCGGCGGGATCCTGGGCGCGATCCATGCCGGAACGGCCGGAGACGACCGCACCGCCGCGGCCTTCGCGACCGACGCTTCGTTCCACGCGCTCCGCCTGGAACCCTATCTGCTGGCGACCGCCCGCCGTCACCCGGACCTTGCCGGCCGGCTGGAAGCGATCGCCGCGACGACCGGAACCACCAGGCTGGCGCTGGTCCACGGGGACGTCAGTCCCAAGAACATCCTGGCCGGTCCCGAAGGCCCCGTGTTCCTCGACGCGGAATGCGCCTGGTACGGCGACCCGGCGTTCGACCTGGCCTTCTGCCTGAACCATCTGCTCCTGAAATGCCTTCCCGTCCGCGACTGCACCGGCCCGCTGATGGACGCATTCGACCGGATGATTGGCGCCTACCTGCCCCATGTGACCTGGGAGGACGCCGGGGGTTTCGAGAGCCGGTGCGCGGCCCTGCTCCCTGCCCTCATGTTTGCCCGCGTCGACGGCAAATCCCCCGTCGAGTACGTGACCGGGGAGACGGACAGGGAGATCGTCCGGAGCGTTGCGCGCAGTCTCCTGGCCGGGCCTCCGGACCGGCTCTCCACCGTCAGGCAACGCTGGCTCGATGGCCTGCGGCGATGA